One Temnothorax longispinosus isolate EJ_2023e chromosome 8, Tlon_JGU_v1, whole genome shotgun sequence genomic region harbors:
- the Hipk gene encoding uncharacterized protein Hipk isoform X4 produces the protein MCDMFIQTQQTSSVNGSSSSSSSSSSNNTVHHHSKKRKLDYNVSQPVIQHALVQSTSDYQLDNTGLQQRYSVNGANTAFSSLHNNNALQKSSPNQQTLVRASTIKLLDTYQRCGQKRKTWSREGNGDDLAVHSAHANVVGCTVVSQHHTQQQQQLQQQQQQQHSKQASMTAHSKQVANAANGGGSSNPQGDGDYHLVQHEVLYSMTNQYEVLEFLGRGTFGQVVKCWKKGTSDIVAIKILKNHPSYARQGQIEVSILSRLSQENADEFNFVRAYECFQHKSHTCLVFEMLEQNLYDFLKQNKFSPLPLKYIRPILQQVLTALLKLKQLGLIHADLKPENIMLVDPMRQPYRVKVIDFGSASHVSKAVCNTYLQSRYYRAPEIILGLPYCEAIDMWSLGCVVAELFLGWPLYPGSSEYDQIRYISQTQGLPTEHMLNNASKTTKFFYRDMDSTYPFWRLKTPEEHEAETGIKSKEARKYIFNCLDDIGQVNVPTDLDGGQLLPEKADRREFIDLLKRMLTMDQERRITPGEALNHAFVTLSHLVDYAHCNNVKASVQMMEVCRRAGDFTASPAHHQAPPAPQPPPPTSLVANFVPTTNGSAVTLTFNNQLSNQVQRLVREHRTAQTGYDSLYQIYSNSSRRATQYSGSSNGSNSGRSGVHDFPHQLVPGILCPPHGYQTMPSPAKHVVVAQPPQPQQAPLQIQSSIISQQAVAAAAAAAQQQYAAVPVSMVETGRQMLLTNAVQTSWPAGSRQMAAIVPSWQQLPPQHIQQPLLSDTGDWGRPLIVDSSAILQDQRPVFPVTEVYNASALVEHPSQSWGKRTVTKHHQHHVTVPQQTQHRHEHKKETQQLSPVKKRVKESTPPSSMRRHSPSSSHWQEQPVQSHHHSSKHSSSHNVEHQPVATVRQQTITIDDTPSPAVSVITISDSEDETPGKCCGDRQCSACQSLATRLSGDGRPVREEVIRSTQSTPRVVQPMQQSAHTSSQHANGHVTTHSSSSHRTQRKNVISCVTVGDSDGEASPSRSHAHLYLPQHPQHQQTTQLIKHEPQQQHHVSSSSGYSSQSQKKRLLAKVQSECNMVNVATKLEPGVEYLAPHPCHAPACKEPPTYQDDVYDIYDHCLQYVTTSSAHPHLQEQHIVYTTGTDKRVSWPGKRTEYKHEYVQPPAAHSREHQKWVVANPVHQYRQSQVVGTAAHPGHTHSHHGHPAHLSPGGSGGGRSPAGGAVIGSAQHLGQPLYQEYAHVRSRAHAVPPPVYVTAAPSQAATAIQQQMPTYQGFTPGSSPLTLYDSSRALPPPAHHSSARPLLASHAAHPLPAHMQPAAVYGLAPLSPAKHQYQPSNLWFTE, from the exons ATGTGTGACATGTTCATCCAAACACAGCAGACGAGTAGCGTCAacggcagcagcagcagcagcagcagcagcagcagtaaCAACACCGTTCACCACCACAGCAAGAAGCGCAAGTTGGATTACAACGTGAGCCAGCCGGTGATCCAGCACGCATTGGTCCAATCGACCAGCGACTACCAATTGGACAATACCGGTCTACAACAACGGTACTCCGTGAACGGTGCTAATACCGCGTTTAGCTCGCTGCACAACAATAATGCGCTGCAGAAGAGTAGCCCGAACCAGCAGACCCTGGTACGAGCCTCGACGATCAAGCTCTTAGATACGTACCAGCGCTGTGGCCAGAAG AGAAAAACTTGGTCGAGGGAAGGTAATGGTGACGACCTGGCAGTCCACTCCGCCCACGCGAATGTGGTGGGTTGTACTGTAGTGTCGCAGCACCATAcccaacagcaacagcagctgcaacaacaacagcagcaacagcataGCAAGCAGGCAAGCATGACGGCGCATAGCAAGCAAGTGGCCAACGCGGCCAACGGCGGCGGCAGTAGCAATCCCCAGGGCGACGGGGATTATCACTTGGTGCAGCACGAAGTTCTCTACTCCATGACCAACCAGTATGAGGTCCTCGAGTTTCTCGGCAGAGGTACTTTCGGGCAG GTCGTGAAATGTTGGAAAAAAGGAACAAGCGACATAGTAGCCATCAAAATTCTAAAGAATCATCCATCGTATGCGCGCCAAGGTCAGATTGAG GTCTCCATCCTGTCTCGACTTAGTCAGGAAAATGCGGATGAGTTCAATTTCGTGCGCGCCTACGAGTGCTTCCAGCACAAGTCACATACCTGCTTGGTATTCGAAATGCTAGAGCAAAACCTCTACGATTTCTTGAAacagaataaattttcacCCCTACCTCTCAAATACATCAGGCCCATTCTCCAGCAGGTATTGACTGCGCTATTGAAACTGAAG CAATTAGGATTGATACACGCCGACTTGAAACCAGAGAATATTATGCTGGTTGATCCAATGCGTCAGCCGTATCGAGTGAAAGTCATCGATTTTGGATCTGCCTCGCACGTGTCAAAAGCCGTCTGTAACACCTACCTGCAATCACGATACTACCGCGCACCCGAGATCATACTGGGACTTCCGTATTGTGAAGCGATAGATATGTGGTCACTCGGCTGTGTGGTTGCAGAATTGTTTCTAGGATGGCCTTTATACCCTGGCAGCTCCGAGTACGATCAAATTCGATATATAAGTCAAACGCAGGGCCTACCGACGGAGCATATGCTGAACAACGCCAGCAAAAcaacaaaattcttttaccgGGATATGGACA GTACATATCCATTTTGGCGATTGAAAACACCGGAAGAACACGAGGCAGAGACTGGTATCAAATCCAAGGAagcaagaaaatatatttttaattgccttGACGATATCGGTCAGGTTAATGTACCGACTGACTTAGACGGTGGTCAACTCTTGCCAGAGAAAGCGGACAGGAGAGAGTTTATTGACCTTTTGAAGAGAATGCTCACAATGGACCAG GAGCGCCGTATAACACCCGGCGAGGCACTGAACCACGCGTTTGTTACTCTATCACATCTAGTCGATTACGCGCATTGTAACAACGTCAAAGCTTCCGTCCAGATGATGGAGGTTTGCAGGCGCGCGGGAGATTTCACTGCGAGTCCTGCGCATCATCAGGCTCCGCCGGCGCCTCAGCCACCTCCACCAACGTCTTTAGTAGCCAATTTTGTACCGACTACTAACGGCAGTGCGGTGACTCTCACCTTTAACAATCAATTGTCTAATCAAGTGCAGCGATTAGTCAGAGAACACCGTACCGCGCAAACAGGATATGACAGTCTG taCCAAATATATAGCAACAGCAGTCGACGGGCGACACAATATAGCGGTTCGTCTAATGGATCCAACAGCGGACGGAGTGGCGTGCACGATTTTCCGCATCAACTGGTACCCGGCATATTGTGTCCACCGCATGGCTATCAGACTATGCCAAGTCCTGCGAAGCACGTAGTTGTTGCTCAA cCACCGCAACCGCAACAAGCACCTTTGCAGATACAATCGTCCATTATATCGCAACAAGCTGTGGCCGCGGCGGCTGCAGCTGCCCAGCAACAATATGCTGCAGTTCCCGTGTCTATGGTCGAGACTGGTCGGCAAATGTTGCTTACC AATGCTGTACAGACATCTTGGCCTGCTGGAAGCCGTCAGATGGCTGCGATCGTACCATCGTGGCAGCAGTTACCACCGCAGCATATTCAGCAACCACTGCTTAGCGATACTGGAGATTGGGGAAGGCCTCTTATCGTCGATAGTTCTGCTATTCTACAG GATCAGCGGCCGGTATTTCCTGTCACGGAAGTTTACAATGCTAGTGCACTCGTCGAACATCCATCGCAGAGCTGGGGCAAGCGCACTGTCACCAAACATCACCAGCATCATGTGACGGTACCTCAGCAGACTCAGCATAGACATGAACACAAGAAAGAGACGCAACAACTGAGTCCAGTGAAGAAACGAGTCAAGGAGAGCACACCGCCAAGTAGCATGCGACGACACTCGCCGTCGAGTAGCCATTGGCAAGAGCAGCCGGTGCAGTCTCATCATCACAGTAGCAAACACAGTAGTAGTCATAACGTGGAACATCAGCCAGTCGCAACCGTGCGACAGCAGACCATTACGATTGATGATACGCCTTCGCCAGCCGTTTCCGTTATCACAATCAGTGATAGTGAAGATGAGACACCTGGAAAATG CTGTGGAGACCGTCAGTGCAGCGCCTGTCAAAGTTTGGCAACTCGCCTGTCGGGCGACGGACGACCTGTCCGTGAAGAAGTCATACGAAg TACTCAATCGACGCCGCGCGTTGTACAGCCGATGCAACAGTCAGCACACACGAGCAGTCAGCATGCGAACGGGCACGTTACGACGCACAGCTCGTCGTCACATCGAACGCAACGCAAGAATGTCATTAGCTGTGTAACTGTTGGTGACAGTGACGGCGAAGCCAGCCCAAGTCGCTCTCATGCTCATTTATACCTGCCGCAACACCCGCAGCATCAGCAAACCACGCAGTTAATTAAGCATGAGCCGCAGCAACAACATCATGTTAGCAG TAGCTCAGGATATTCCTCTCAGTCACAAAAGAAGCGGCTGTTGGCGAAGGTGCAGTCCGAATGTAACATGGTGAACGTCGCGACGAAACTGGAACCCGGTGTCGAGTACCTTGCTCCACATCCGTGTCACGCGCCAGCTTGCAAAGAGCCACCGACCTATCAG GATGACGTCTATGACATATATGACCACTGCTTGCAGTATGTGACCACGAGTAGTGCGCATCCTCACCTCCAAGAGCAGCATATTGTGTACACGACCGGCACGGACAAACGAGTGTCCTGGCCTGGGAAGCGAACCGAGTACAAGCATGAGTACGTTCAACCACCGGCTGCTCATTCGAGAGAACATCAAAAGTGGGTGGTGGCCAATCCTGTGCATCAATATAG GCAGAGCCAGGTCGTAGGTACGGCAGCCCATCCGGGCCATACCCACAGTCATCACGGACATCCGGCTCATCTAAGTCCCGGCGGCAGTGGCGGTGGTAGGAGTCCCGCCGGTGGGGCTGTGATAGGAAGCGCCCAGCATTTGGGACAGCCCCTCTACCAGGAATATGCTCACGTGCGCTCGAGAGCCCACGCGGTGCCGCCTCCTGTGTACGTTACCGCGGCACCATCGCAGGCTGCTACCGCTATCCAGCAACAAATGCCCACGTATCAAGGATTCACACCCGG CTCGTCTCCATTAACGTTGTATGATTCTAGTCGAGCGTTGCCACCGCCAGCTCATCACAGCTCGGCCAGACCGTTACTGGCGAGTCACGCAGCACATCCGTTGCCTGCGCATATGCAGCCTGCAGCCGTTTATGGATTGGCCCCGCTTTCGCCAGCCAAACaccaataccaaccttccaaTTTATGGTTTACCGAGTAA
- the Hipk gene encoding uncharacterized protein Hipk isoform X1 produces the protein MCDMFIQTQQTSSVNGSSSSSSSSSSNNTVHHHSKKRKLDYNVSQPVIQHALVQSTSDYQLDNTGLQQRYSVNGANTAFSSLHNNNALQKSSPNQQTLVRASTIKLLDTYQRCGQKRKTWSREGNGDDLAVHSAHANVVGCTVVSQHHTQQQQQLQQQQQQQHSKQASMTAHSKQVANAANGGGSSNPQGDGDYHLVQHEVLYSMTNQYEVLEFLGRGTFGQVVKCWKKGTSDIVAIKILKNHPSYARQGQIEVSILSRLSQENADEFNFVRAYECFQHKSHTCLVFEMLEQNLYDFLKQNKFSPLPLKYIRPILQQVLTALLKLKQLGLIHADLKPENIMLVDPMRQPYRVKVIDFGSASHVSKAVCNTYLQSRYYRAPEIILGLPYCEAIDMWSLGCVVAELFLGWPLYPGSSEYDQIRYISQTQGLPTEHMLNNASKTTKFFYRDMDSTYPFWRLKTPEEHEAETGIKSKEARKYIFNCLDDIGQVNVPTDLDGGQLLPEKADRREFIDLLKRMLTMDQVVTSERRITPGEALNHAFVTLSHLVDYAHCNNVKASVQMMEVCRRAGDFTASPAHHQAPPAPQPPPPTSLVANFVPTTNGSAVTLTFNNQLSNQVQRLVREHRTAQTGYDSLYQIYSNSSRRATQYSGSSNGSNSGRSGVHDFPHQLVPGILCPPHGYQTMPSPAKHVVVAQPPQPQQAPLQIQSSIISQQAVAAAAAAAQQQYAAVPVSMVETGRQMLLTNAVQTSWPAGSRQMAAIVPSWQQLPPQHIQQPLLSDTGDWGRPLIVDSSAILQDQRPVFPVTEVYNASALVEHPSQSWGKRTVTKHHQHHVTVPQQTQHRHEHKKETQQLSPVKKRVKESTPPSSMRRHSPSSSHWQEQPVQSHHHSSKHSSSHNVEHQPVATVRQQTITIDDTPSPAVSVITISDSEDETPGKCCGDRQCSACQSLATRLSGDGRPVREEVIRSTQSTPRVVQPMQQSAHTSSQHANGHVTTHSSSSHRTQRKNVISCVTVGDSDGEASPSRSHAHLYLPQHPQHQQTTQLIKHEPQQQHHVSSSSGYSSQSQKKRLLAKVQSECNMVNVATKLEPGVEYLAPHPCHAPACKEPPTYQDDVYDIYDHCLQYVTTSSAHPHLQEQHIVYTTGTDKRVSWPGKRTEYKHEYVQPPAAHSREHQKWVVANPVHQYRQSQVVGTAAHPGHTHSHHGHPAHLSPGGSGGGRSPAGGAVIGSAQHLGQPLYQEYAHVRSRAHAVPPPVYVTAAPSQAATAIQQQMPTYQGFTPGSSPLTLYDSSRALPPPAHHSSARPLLASHAAHPLPAHMQPAAVYGLAPLSPAKHQYQPSNLWFTE, from the exons ATGTGTGACATGTTCATCCAAACACAGCAGACGAGTAGCGTCAacggcagcagcagcagcagcagcagcagcagcagtaaCAACACCGTTCACCACCACAGCAAGAAGCGCAAGTTGGATTACAACGTGAGCCAGCCGGTGATCCAGCACGCATTGGTCCAATCGACCAGCGACTACCAATTGGACAATACCGGTCTACAACAACGGTACTCCGTGAACGGTGCTAATACCGCGTTTAGCTCGCTGCACAACAATAATGCGCTGCAGAAGAGTAGCCCGAACCAGCAGACCCTGGTACGAGCCTCGACGATCAAGCTCTTAGATACGTACCAGCGCTGTGGCCAGAAG AGAAAAACTTGGTCGAGGGAAGGTAATGGTGACGACCTGGCAGTCCACTCCGCCCACGCGAATGTGGTGGGTTGTACTGTAGTGTCGCAGCACCATAcccaacagcaacagcagctgcaacaacaacagcagcaacagcataGCAAGCAGGCAAGCATGACGGCGCATAGCAAGCAAGTGGCCAACGCGGCCAACGGCGGCGGCAGTAGCAATCCCCAGGGCGACGGGGATTATCACTTGGTGCAGCACGAAGTTCTCTACTCCATGACCAACCAGTATGAGGTCCTCGAGTTTCTCGGCAGAGGTACTTTCGGGCAG GTCGTGAAATGTTGGAAAAAAGGAACAAGCGACATAGTAGCCATCAAAATTCTAAAGAATCATCCATCGTATGCGCGCCAAGGTCAGATTGAG GTCTCCATCCTGTCTCGACTTAGTCAGGAAAATGCGGATGAGTTCAATTTCGTGCGCGCCTACGAGTGCTTCCAGCACAAGTCACATACCTGCTTGGTATTCGAAATGCTAGAGCAAAACCTCTACGATTTCTTGAAacagaataaattttcacCCCTACCTCTCAAATACATCAGGCCCATTCTCCAGCAGGTATTGACTGCGCTATTGAAACTGAAG CAATTAGGATTGATACACGCCGACTTGAAACCAGAGAATATTATGCTGGTTGATCCAATGCGTCAGCCGTATCGAGTGAAAGTCATCGATTTTGGATCTGCCTCGCACGTGTCAAAAGCCGTCTGTAACACCTACCTGCAATCACGATACTACCGCGCACCCGAGATCATACTGGGACTTCCGTATTGTGAAGCGATAGATATGTGGTCACTCGGCTGTGTGGTTGCAGAATTGTTTCTAGGATGGCCTTTATACCCTGGCAGCTCCGAGTACGATCAAATTCGATATATAAGTCAAACGCAGGGCCTACCGACGGAGCATATGCTGAACAACGCCAGCAAAAcaacaaaattcttttaccgGGATATGGACA GTACATATCCATTTTGGCGATTGAAAACACCGGAAGAACACGAGGCAGAGACTGGTATCAAATCCAAGGAagcaagaaaatatatttttaattgccttGACGATATCGGTCAGGTTAATGTACCGACTGACTTAGACGGTGGTCAACTCTTGCCAGAGAAAGCGGACAGGAGAGAGTTTATTGACCTTTTGAAGAGAATGCTCACAATGGACCAGGTAGTGACATCg GAGCGCCGTATAACACCCGGCGAGGCACTGAACCACGCGTTTGTTACTCTATCACATCTAGTCGATTACGCGCATTGTAACAACGTCAAAGCTTCCGTCCAGATGATGGAGGTTTGCAGGCGCGCGGGAGATTTCACTGCGAGTCCTGCGCATCATCAGGCTCCGCCGGCGCCTCAGCCACCTCCACCAACGTCTTTAGTAGCCAATTTTGTACCGACTACTAACGGCAGTGCGGTGACTCTCACCTTTAACAATCAATTGTCTAATCAAGTGCAGCGATTAGTCAGAGAACACCGTACCGCGCAAACAGGATATGACAGTCTG taCCAAATATATAGCAACAGCAGTCGACGGGCGACACAATATAGCGGTTCGTCTAATGGATCCAACAGCGGACGGAGTGGCGTGCACGATTTTCCGCATCAACTGGTACCCGGCATATTGTGTCCACCGCATGGCTATCAGACTATGCCAAGTCCTGCGAAGCACGTAGTTGTTGCTCAA cCACCGCAACCGCAACAAGCACCTTTGCAGATACAATCGTCCATTATATCGCAACAAGCTGTGGCCGCGGCGGCTGCAGCTGCCCAGCAACAATATGCTGCAGTTCCCGTGTCTATGGTCGAGACTGGTCGGCAAATGTTGCTTACC AATGCTGTACAGACATCTTGGCCTGCTGGAAGCCGTCAGATGGCTGCGATCGTACCATCGTGGCAGCAGTTACCACCGCAGCATATTCAGCAACCACTGCTTAGCGATACTGGAGATTGGGGAAGGCCTCTTATCGTCGATAGTTCTGCTATTCTACAG GATCAGCGGCCGGTATTTCCTGTCACGGAAGTTTACAATGCTAGTGCACTCGTCGAACATCCATCGCAGAGCTGGGGCAAGCGCACTGTCACCAAACATCACCAGCATCATGTGACGGTACCTCAGCAGACTCAGCATAGACATGAACACAAGAAAGAGACGCAACAACTGAGTCCAGTGAAGAAACGAGTCAAGGAGAGCACACCGCCAAGTAGCATGCGACGACACTCGCCGTCGAGTAGCCATTGGCAAGAGCAGCCGGTGCAGTCTCATCATCACAGTAGCAAACACAGTAGTAGTCATAACGTGGAACATCAGCCAGTCGCAACCGTGCGACAGCAGACCATTACGATTGATGATACGCCTTCGCCAGCCGTTTCCGTTATCACAATCAGTGATAGTGAAGATGAGACACCTGGAAAATG CTGTGGAGACCGTCAGTGCAGCGCCTGTCAAAGTTTGGCAACTCGCCTGTCGGGCGACGGACGACCTGTCCGTGAAGAAGTCATACGAAg TACTCAATCGACGCCGCGCGTTGTACAGCCGATGCAACAGTCAGCACACACGAGCAGTCAGCATGCGAACGGGCACGTTACGACGCACAGCTCGTCGTCACATCGAACGCAACGCAAGAATGTCATTAGCTGTGTAACTGTTGGTGACAGTGACGGCGAAGCCAGCCCAAGTCGCTCTCATGCTCATTTATACCTGCCGCAACACCCGCAGCATCAGCAAACCACGCAGTTAATTAAGCATGAGCCGCAGCAACAACATCATGTTAGCAG TAGCTCAGGATATTCCTCTCAGTCACAAAAGAAGCGGCTGTTGGCGAAGGTGCAGTCCGAATGTAACATGGTGAACGTCGCGACGAAACTGGAACCCGGTGTCGAGTACCTTGCTCCACATCCGTGTCACGCGCCAGCTTGCAAAGAGCCACCGACCTATCAG GATGACGTCTATGACATATATGACCACTGCTTGCAGTATGTGACCACGAGTAGTGCGCATCCTCACCTCCAAGAGCAGCATATTGTGTACACGACCGGCACGGACAAACGAGTGTCCTGGCCTGGGAAGCGAACCGAGTACAAGCATGAGTACGTTCAACCACCGGCTGCTCATTCGAGAGAACATCAAAAGTGGGTGGTGGCCAATCCTGTGCATCAATATAG GCAGAGCCAGGTCGTAGGTACGGCAGCCCATCCGGGCCATACCCACAGTCATCACGGACATCCGGCTCATCTAAGTCCCGGCGGCAGTGGCGGTGGTAGGAGTCCCGCCGGTGGGGCTGTGATAGGAAGCGCCCAGCATTTGGGACAGCCCCTCTACCAGGAATATGCTCACGTGCGCTCGAGAGCCCACGCGGTGCCGCCTCCTGTGTACGTTACCGCGGCACCATCGCAGGCTGCTACCGCTATCCAGCAACAAATGCCCACGTATCAAGGATTCACACCCGG CTCGTCTCCATTAACGTTGTATGATTCTAGTCGAGCGTTGCCACCGCCAGCTCATCACAGCTCGGCCAGACCGTTACTGGCGAGTCACGCAGCACATCCGTTGCCTGCGCATATGCAGCCTGCAGCCGTTTATGGATTGGCCCCGCTTTCGCCAGCCAAACaccaataccaaccttccaaTTTATGGTTTACCGAGTAA